The genomic window tttttacatagtttttagtatgttttagttactttttattatatttttattattttttatgcaaaaattacatttttggactttactatgagtttgtgtgtttttctatgatttcaggtattttctggctgaaattgagggacctgagcaaaaatctgattcagaggctaaaaaatgactgcagatgctgttggattctgaccctccttcaCTTGaggtagattttctggagctacaaaagcccaattggcatgctcttaattgtgttgaaaagtagacattttgggctttccagtaatatataatagttcatacttttcccgagatttgatggcccaaactggcgtccaaagccaacctaaaatatcttggcgtaaaacgcccaaactggcaccagaattggagttaaacacccaaactggcaccaaagctggcgtttaactccaggaacagcctatgcacgtgtaaagctcaatgctcagcccaagccataccaagtgggcctcggaagtagatttctgcactacctggacttagttactcattttctgtaaccctaggctactagtttagtataaaaactacttttagagatttattttatgtctttggTTGATCATATGCTATCATAGACTATTTTTACATTTGGAGGCTggtctcacggccatgcctagacccttttcacttatgtattttctacggtggagtttctacaccccatagattaaggtgtggagctctgttgttcttcatgaattaatgcaattactactgtttttctattcaattcacgcctacttcttctccaagatattatctcatacttaatttagttaagtcagaatgaaggggtgatccgtgacaatcacccaatcttcgttactcgcttagccaagattgcgttcctgacaaccacaaagcgatctacatgatgttcaatgtagtcattggacgacagccggagtatactctcttgggtttctaatcaatGATTCACAtcatctctcctgacaacagagcatctggatctgagattagaacctttgtggtataagctagaaccattggcagcattcctgagatccggaaagtctaaaccttgtctgtggtattccgagtaggatccgggaagggatgactatgacaagcttcaaacttgcgaatgctGGGCACAGTggcagtgtgcaaaaggacaatggtcttattccgatgctagcgggaaccgacagatgattagccatgcggtgacatcgcatatggatttgttttcatccgagaggatcatacagcttgccatggaaagaggtaacgcatggttggaagaaggcaataggaaagcagaggttcagaagcaacaaagcatctccatacgcttatctgaaattcccaccagtgaattacataagtaactttattttattttatgttttatttatgttttaattatcaaaacctcataaccaattgaatccgcctgactgagatttacaaggatgaccatagcttgcttcaagctgacaatctccaggatcgacccttactcacgtaaggtttattacttggacgacccagtgcacttgctggttagttacgcggagttgtgaagaagtgttgaaatCACGATTTcgtcgtgtaccaagtttttggtgccgttgctggggattgttcgagtttggacaactgacggttcatcttattgcttagattaggtaattttattttatttttattttcaaaaaattcaaaaaaaaatatttgttcttcagagtttttaagaatgaattctagagtttcagatgatatgtgaagcctggctggctgctaagccatgtctaatcttttggactgaggcttccacttatcattgcaagagcctttggattcccatctaattggctgttgtatgtctaatttgtatgctgaagcttggctggccatttggccatgtctaatcttttggaccgaagctttcacataaagcttagctggctatttagccatgtctaaatttttggaccgaaactttagactaacattgcatgattcctggaattcttattaaaaattttgaatttcttatttttctctttccaaattattttcgaaaaatccaaaaaaaaatttaataaaatcataaaaaccaaaaattttatgtttcttgtttgagtcttgtgtcaaattttaagtttggtgtcaattgcatctttttaatctttctttaaatttttgaaaactcatgcatggtgttcttcatggtcttcaagttattcttgatgattgcctttgtttaatcttgtgattttcttgttttgtgtttgttgttgtttttcatatgtattttcaatttgttagtgtctatagattaaaaatttctaagtttggtgtctagcatgttttccttttcttaaaaattttcaaaaacatgttcttggtgttcatcatgatcttcaaagtgttcttggtgttcatcttgacattcgaaGTGTTCTTGCAAGcattagttattttgattttaatttcttatgtcttgtgtctgtttgttgtttttctctttcctcattaatttcaaaaaaataaaaaaatatatcttttccttaaattgctcataattttcgaaattttagattgatttagtcataaaattttaaaatttagttgtttcttgttaatcaagtcaaaatttcaaataaaagatTCTAtgttttttaaatccttttcaaaaatcaaatcttttttattttttttacattttcaaaaactttaaaaatttgattttcataagtatattctatgatggtctgtctgaattgtccaagatgtcattggatcactctgctggtggatctcttcatctgaagaagatacctgcagaagcccaggaacttattgaaatggttgcaaataaccagttcatgtacacttctaaaagaaatcctgtgaatagtgggacaactcagaagaaagaagttctggagattgatactctaaatgccatattggctcagaataaaatattgactcagcaagtcaatatgatttctcagagtctgtctagaatgcaagctgcatcaggcagtactaaggaagcttcctctgaagaagaagcctatgaccttGAGAACCttggaatggaagaggtgaattacatgggagaatcctatggaaacacctataatccttcatagaggaatcatccaaatttctcatggaaggatcaacagaagcctaatcaaggcttcagtaacaataatggtgggagaaataggtttggcaataacaaacctttttcatcatcttctcagcaacagacagagaattctaagcaaagccactctgacttagcaactgtagtctctgatctatctaagaccactctcagttttatgactgaagcaaggtcctccattagaaatttggaggcacaagtgggtcagctgagtaaaagagttattaaactccctcctagtactctcccaagcaatacagaagagaatccaaaaagagagtgcaaggcaataaacacgtccaacatggccgaacctgtagaggagggaaaggcagtgatttccagtgaggaagacctcaatggacatccactggcctccaaggagttctctAATAAgtaaccaaaggaatctgaggctcatacagagaccatagagattccactaaacttactgttgccattcataagctctgatgaatgttcttcctttgaagaggatggagatattattgaagagcaagttgctcaatatctaggagcaatcatgaagttgaatgccaagctaattggtaatgagacttgggaggatgaacccccattgctcatcaatgaactaaatgatccggttcaactgaaattacctcagaagaaacaggatcctggaaagttcttaataccttgtaccataggcaccatgacctttgagaaggctctgtgtggcctggggtcagggataaacctcatgcccctctctgtaatggagaaactagggatctttgaggtacaagctgttaaaatctcactggagatggcagacaattcaaggaaataggcttatggacctgtagaggatgtcttagtgaaggttgaaggctattacatccctgctgacttcataatcctagacactgggaaggatgaagatgattccatcatccttggaagacccttcctagccacagcaagagctgtgattgatgtggacagaggagagctagtccttcaattgaatgaggactaccttgtgtttaaggttcaaggatcttcttctgcaaccatggagaggaagcatgaaaagcttctctcaatacagagtcaaacaaagcccccacactcaacttcttagtttggtgttgggaggccaccagtaagctctgagtctctgtgaagctctctaagagcttcatggtcaagctattaacattaaagaagcgcttgttgggaggcaacccaatattatttaattatattcacttattttccattgttattttatgttttctttaggttgatgatcatatgaagtcacaaaaacaaatgaaaaataaaaaacagaatgaaaaacagcatcaaaaatagcacaccctggaggacaggcttactagcgtttaaacgccagtaaggatagcagaatgggcgtttaacgccagaaagggctgtctggcatatTTAAAGTTGTGTTATTCAAGTGTGAGTGGTTTATTGCTGAGGAAGATGATTATGGTCTGACATACGTTCTTTTCAACAAAAGATGTTACCAAGACGAACCATTTGTGTTGGCAAGCCAAGCACACCAGTGCTTTTATGTGAAAGATCCATATATTCCCCAAAAGCATTATGTGATGAAAACGGTTCCAAGAGACTTGTTTAACATTGGGGTCCAATTACAGTTTGACCCTAACATAAGAGAGCCACATGAATCGGCAAATAGTCCGATACCCTTGATGATATTGGCGATGTAGACTTGGTTAGACAGGGTGTGCGACCCACTATTGTTGATGTGACACCGAACAAGATCAAACCTAACCACAAAGAAATAGAGTCTGATGATTTTGACAGTGAAGCTGAAATTGAGGTAGTACAAAAATTGTCCATGATGCTTTATTTGTTCATGATGCTTTATATGTGGCTGCCATATGATTTATTTGTACAAAAATTGATATGACAATAGTGGTCCATAGCCCTCTTAAAATATGTGGCTGTCATATAATTTATTTATCCATCAAGCTTTATTTGTTCATACTTTATTTGTTCCTGAAATCTCAATGTTTGTTTACTTTATTATGTGGCTGCCGTATGATAATGCATATGTCTATTTCTTTATTAGTTTTGATGctttatttttctctcttcatgcaatttaattatgttgatgctTTATTTGACATTTTTTAATACAGGATGAACAATGAAGGAAATCCCAAAAGAAAAAGGTTAAGTACCCTATCACAAATAGAGTCACAAAGAAGTCCCTTGAAGATGAGGAGTCCAGtaaaaaattcaggaaaaataCAATTCACAAGTGCTTATGCATTGCTAAAACAATTTCAAATCAAAAGGGAGCATGTTTTAGCTGCATGTGGGGATAGTAGTAAACATGAGAcaatgaaaaagggaaagatgccGAAAAAGAAGCTGACAAGAGTTGACGATGAAGGTCAAAGCAAAATGGCAACCAAGAAGATAACAAACATGAAAGATCGTGAAGATCAAATCAAGATGCCAACAAAGAACTGCAATGAAGAAAATCATCTAGTCAAGATGAAAGCCAATGAAATTGAGGGTCAAAGTGGGAAGAAGCCGTCTAAGAAGAAGGTGCCAATGAAGAAATCAAAGGTGGAAGATGATAAAACCAAGATGAATACCAATGACGCTGATGGTCAAAGCAAGAAGCCAACCAATAAGAAGATGCTGATGAAGAAATCGAATGAAGAAGATGCCAATGAAGAAGAACATAAGATTGAGTCTCTTATCCCAGCTATGACTTTGGATGAATTCTTCGAAAAATATGGGATATcgttggatgaaaatgatgaagaatATGAATATGATTATGATGATCACAATCCAAGTGTTGGTGATAGTAGTGATAGTCAACTCGGTAATtcctttatcctttttttttcaatAGCAAATAGTGAAAGACATCAACCTAACTCTTGTATTTAGttgattactcttttatttactttaatagTATTCTTGTTAATATTCTCTAGTAATGACATTGGAAATAggtaccaaaaagaaaaaagttcGTGGTCCCACCCAACTCAAGCATATTCATGCTATGGAGACACAGATAGAGTTAACATGGTGCAACGACAGACCTATAGGCCCAACAAAGACACAGGTTCAATTGTTTAGTCGATTTTTAGGTACACTTGCAAGAAACTCTAATTTGGTCACGTTATTATATACTAGTTGGCAAGCTGTGTCAAGTGAGACTAAAACTTCAATGTTGGATTATGCAAAGGTAACTAGACCATTCTCCTTTTTAAATTGTTTACAATTAGGCTTAGCATTGTACGGTAAAATAACATAATTCACTGTTTATTCATAGTCTAAATATAAAATTCCAAGTGATGCTGAGCCTTGGGTGATAGATACCATTGGAGAGTCATAGAAGCAATTTAAGAAACGCATAAAAAAATATCACTATACACCATACAGCTCATTCAGAGAGATGATGAAAAATCATCCGATTACCGTACCTGAACTGTATTTTAGAAAATTAGTTCAATTTTGGAGTCTTGATATCATCAAAGTAAGTTATTTTCACAACTTTCTTGGCTTTATTAATGGTATCGTGTATTTAACTAACTTAATGTATTTTTACATTACAACAATATGTAGGTTATTTCTGACAAAAATCGTGAAAATAGATCCAAACAAAAATGGAATCATCGAATGGGTCTAGTTAGTTTTGAATTAGTACGAGCTGAATTGGTATTATATTTGTGCTTCGCATTTAAGTATCTTTGCATCTTTCATGTCATCTGTGCTGACTTCGAGTAATCTTTGTGGTTTCTTTGTAGCGTACAAAAAAAGAGGGCAATAAAGATCTATCACAGTCTGAGATGTTTGTTGTAACTCGTACTAACAAGAAAGGAGAGACTGATTCGGGAACACAAGAGACGATTGTGAGTTGTTTAGTTTCGTAGAAATGTACACTAAAAGAAATGTGTAaatcattttttatatttttagcaTATACGCACATGAACTTATTTCAATTTTCCTTCTATGTAATAGGATCATCTTCAAAATTTGAAGCAAGATGGATACAGTGATGATGAAGCGCTTCAAACGGTTTTTGGAAAGGAGAGACATGGTAGAGTTCGTTTCTATGGTCGATCAGTCACAAAATTCTCTCTTAAAAAGGATAAGCAAATCCGACAAATGCAACAACAACATGCTGAAGTGGTTTCAACTATggagaaaaatcaaaataacttAACTTCCAAGTTGGATGGTTTAACGAGCTTGATCAAAACGGTGTTGCAACAAGTTAATCCTGGTATGAGTGCGGAACAAGTGCAAGTAATGATAGAAGCTGCCCAACAATCTCCGCCTGATGCAAGTAGTGTACCAAATGATGCGAGGCGAAGCATTCCTCCTTCACTGGGATCGAACCATGTGTCAAAAGATATGGAAGTAAGTACTGTCAAAATTAGTAGTTA from Arachis ipaensis cultivar K30076 chromosome B09, Araip1.1, whole genome shotgun sequence includes these protein-coding regions:
- the LOC110267046 gene encoding uncharacterized protein LOC110267046 isoform X1; this translates as MRSPVKNSGKIQFTSAYALLKQFQIKREHVLAACGDSSKHETMKKGKMPKKKLTRVDDEGQSKMATKKITNMKDREDQIKMPTKNCNEENHLVKMKANEIEGQSGKKPSKKKVPMKKSKVEDDKTKMNTNDADGQSKKPTNKKMLMKKSNEEDANEEEHKIESLIPAMTLDEFFEKYGISLDENDEEYEYDYDDHNPSVGDSSDSQLGTKKKKVRGPTQLKHIHAMETQIELTWCNDRPIGPTKTQVQLFSRFLGTLARNSNLVTLLYTSWQAVSSETKTSMLDYAKVISDKNRENRSKQKWNHRMGLVSFELVRAELVLYLCFAFKYLCIFHVICADFE
- the LOC110267046 gene encoding uncharacterized protein LOC110267046 isoform X2, which encodes MRSPVKNSGKIQFTSAYALLKQFQIKREHVLAACGDSSKHETMKKGKMPKKKLTRVDDEGQSKMATKKITNMKDREDQIKMPTKNCNEENHLVKMKANEIEGQSGKKPSKKKVPMKKSKVEDDKTKMNTNDADGQSKKPTNKKMLMKKSNEEDANEEEHKIESLIPAMTLDEFFEKYGISLDENDEEYEYDYDDHNPSVGDSSDSQLGTKKKKVRGPTQLKHIHAMETQIELTWCNDRPIGPTKTQVQLFSRFLGTLARNSNLVTLLYTSWQAVSSETKTSMLDYAKSKYKIPSDAEPWVIDTIGES